One window from the genome of Oryza glaberrima chromosome 3, OglaRS2, whole genome shotgun sequence encodes:
- the LOC127768189 gene encoding SUMO-conjugating enzyme SCE1, whose amino-acid sequence MSGGIARGRLAEERKAWRKNHPHGFVAKPETLADGTVNLMIWHCTIPGKQGTDWEGGYFPLTLHFSEDYPSKPPKCKFPQGFFHPNVYPSGTVCLSILNEDSGWRPAITVKQILVGIQDLLDQPNPADPAQTDGYHLFIQDPTEYKRRVRLQAKQYPPIV is encoded by the exons atgtCGGGGGGAATcgcgcgcggccgcctcgcGGAGGAGCGGAAGGCGTGGCGGAAGAACCACCCACAC GGTTTCGTCGCCAAGCCGGAGACGTTGGCCGACGGGACGGTCAACCTCATGATCTGGCACTGCACAATCCCCGGCAAGCAAGGG ACTGATTGGGAAGGTGGATACTTTCCTCTCACTCTTCATTTCAGTGAGGATTACCCTAGCAAACCTCCCAAGTGCAAGTTCCCACAGGGTTTCTTCCACCCAAATGTCTATCCTTCAGGGACAGTCTGCCTTTCAATTCTTAATGAAGACAGC GGTTGGAGACCTGCTATTACCGTCAAGCAAATTCTTGTTGGAATCCAGGACTTGCTTGATCAGCCTAATCCTGCTGATCCTGCTCAGACCGATGGTTACCATCTTTTTATCCAG GATCCTACGGAATACAAGAGGCGTGTTCGGCTGCAGGCCAAGCAGTATCCTCCGATTGTCTGA
- the LOC127765751 gene encoding phragmoplastin interacting protein 1-like has product MAAEEQTPRTKPSTGNSKKRKKPRKDKWGQPIIDAGDRPAVEPEPEPEPEPVPAPAAAAAAEEEEEEAGIYETGKVVASGLPYTTTEAEIRELFERFGPLRSLQLSRFPDSGNFRGLAFVSFESNEVAMKSLELDGFKIGNRFMRVERCRLAAGSKRKRTVEFQTDPKKADGCLSAYVGNLKWDVTETDLRDFFKSLKISSIRFAINKRTGDSRGFCHVDFEDDESLEKAVGMNQSELRGRPIKISYAVSNRG; this is encoded by the exons atggcagctGAGGAGCAGACTCCGCGAACCAAACCCAGCACCGGGAAcagcaagaagaggaagaagcccAGGAAGGACAAGTGGGGCCAGCCTATCATCGACGCCGGCGATCGCCCGGCGGTTGAGCCGGAGCCTGAGCCAGAGCCGGAGCCTGTCCCAGCgcccgctgcggcggcggcggcggaggaggaggaggaggaggcggggatcTATGAAACCGGCAAGGTGGTGGCCAGCGGCCTGCCGTACACCACCACCGAGGCGGAGATCCGGGAGCTCTTCGAGCGGTTCGGTCCCCTCCGGTCGCTCCAGCTCTCTCGCTTCCCGGACTCCGGCAACTTCCGCGGCCTCGCGTTCGTCTCCTTCGAG TCAAACGAGGTGGCAATGAAGTCTCTTGAGCTTGACGGATTCAAAAT TGGCAACAGGTTTATGAGAGTTGAAAGATGCAGGTTGGCTGCTGGCTCGAAGAGGAAAAGGACTGTGGAGTTCCAAACTGATCCTAAGAAGGCTGATGGGTGTCTGTCAGCATATGTTGGCAATCTCAAATGGGATGTTACAGAAACAGACTTAAGGGACTTCTTCAAGTCACTGAAGATTTCATCGATAAGGTTTGCTATCAACAAGAGAACAGGTGATTCTCGTGGTTTTTGTCATGTTGATTTTGAGGACGACGAGTCGCTTGAGAAGGCTGTAGGAATGAATCAATCTGAACTGCGCGGCCGACCTATCAAGATATCATATGCTGTCAGTAACAGGGGCTGA
- the LOC127768352 gene encoding protein FIZZY-RELATED 2-like: protein MDHHHHHLPPPPPRSPMENSASSKPPTPASTPSSRLAAAPSSRVSSAAPHPSPSSSAPTPASRTVYSDRFIPSRAGSNLALFDLAPSPSHHDAAAAAASPGAPPPSGSTPASSPYCALLRAALFGPTTPDRVASSASACSSSSSAGASPVGSPATGNIFRFKAEVPRNAKRALFSDGDDEGVLFPGVFTTRGTGPRKIPRSPYKVLDAPALQDDFYLNLVDWSSHNILAVGLGNCVYLWNACSSKVTKLCDLGVDDNVCSVGWAQRGTHLAVGTNQGKVQVWDATRCKRIRTMESHRMRVGALAWNSSLLSSGSRDKSILHHDIRAQDDYISRLAGHKSEVCGLKWSYDNRQLASGGNDNRLYVWNQHSAHPVLKYTEHTAAVKAIAWSPHLHGLLASGGGTADRCIRFWNTTTNMHLNCVDTGSQVCNLVWSKNVNELVSTHGYSQNQIIVWRYPTMSKLATLTGHTYRVLYLAISPDGQTIVTGAGDETLRFWNVFPSPKSQSSDSLSSIGATSFVRSYIR from the exons AtggatcaccaccaccaccacctgccgccgccgccgccgcggtcgccgaTGGAGAACTCCGCGTCCTCCAAGCCGCCCACCCCGGCGTCCACCCCGTCgtcgcgcctcgccgccgcgccgtcctcccgcgtctcctccgcggcgccgcacccctccccgtcctcctccgcgcccacgCCGGCCTCGCGGACGGTCTACAGCGACCGCTTCATCCCCAGCCGCGCCGGATCCAACCTCGCGCTCTTCGAcctcgccccgtcgccgtcccaccacgacgccgccgccgccgccgcctcccccggcgCGCCGCCCCCCTCCGGATCTACCCCGGCCTCGTCGCCCTACTGcgcgctcctccgcgccgcgctcTTCGGCCCCACCACGCCCGACCGggtggcgtcgtcggcgtccgcgtgctcctcctcctcctccgccggggCGTCGCCCGTGGGCTCACCCGCCACCGGCAACATATTCAGGTTCAAGGCGGAGGTGCCCCGGAATGCTAAGCGCGCCCTTTTCTCCGACGGGGACGACGAGGGCGTGCTCTTCCCCGGGGTGTTCACGACGAGGGGCACTGGCCCCAGGAAGATCCCTAGGTCACCTTATAAG GTGCTGGATGCTCCCGCATTGCAGGATGACTTCTACCTGAACCTTGTGGATTGGTCTTCGCATAATATCCTTGCAGTTGGATTGGGGAATTGTGTCTACTTATGGAATGCATGCAGCAGCAAG GTCACCAAGCTATGTGATTTGGGGGTGGATGACAATGTCTGTTCAGTGGGTTGGGCACAGCGTGGCACTCACCTTGCTGTAGGGACAAACCAAGGCAAAGTTCAG GTATGGGATGCCACTCGTTGTAAGAGAATAAGAACCATGGAAAGCCATCGGATGCGAGTAGGTGCTCTTGCATGGAATTCATCATTGCTTTCGTCAGGCAGTCGTGACAAGAGCATCCTTCACCATGATATCCGTGCCCAGGATGATTATATTAGTAGACTTGCTGGGCATAAATCGGAG GTCTGTGGGCTCAAGTGGTCTTATGATAACCGTCAGCTTGCATCTGGTGGTAATGACAACAGA CTTTATGTATGGAATCAACACTCGGCGCACCCAGTACTGAAGTATACTGAGCATACAGCAGCTGTCAAAGCTATTGCGTGGTCACCTCATCTTCATGGGCTGCTTGCATCTGGTGGAGGAACTGCAGATAGATGCATACGATTTTGGAATACCACCACGAATATGCACTTAAATTGCGTCGACACAGGCAGTCAG GTCTGTAATCTTGTATGGTCAAAGAATGTTAATGAGCTTGTTAGCACTCATGGATATTCTCAAAATCAGATAATTGTTTGGCGATACCCAACAATGTCAAAG CTCGCCACATTGACAGGCCATACATATAGGGTATTATATTTAGCCATCTCCCCAGATGGACAG ACTATAGTAACTGGCGCTGGTGATGAAACGCTTCGGTTTTGGAACGTGTTTCCATCTCCCAAGTCCCAG AGTTCTGACAGCCTAAGTAGCATCGGGGCCACATCATTTGTTAGGAGCTACATCCGGTGA